A genome region from Streptomyces sp. NBC_01296 includes the following:
- a CDS encoding GNAT family N-acetyltransferase → MGRRLVPLTLDNLQDLPRRCRSCVFWELDPVSGEAAVKAGTPALEKEAWISAVLLEWGSCGRVVYVDDVPVGFVLYAPPAYVPRAASFPTSPVSPDAVQLITAWIMPGYQGQGLGRVMVQTVAKDLLRRGFRAIEAFGDARWGGPACLLPADHLLAVGFKTVRPHPVHPRLRLEMRSTLSWKEDVELALDRLLGAARKEPALRPL, encoded by the coding sequence ATGGGGCGTCGGTTGGTACCACTCACGCTGGACAACCTTCAGGACCTGCCTCGGCGTTGCCGGTCCTGTGTGTTCTGGGAGTTGGATCCGGTCAGCGGTGAGGCCGCCGTGAAGGCGGGGACTCCGGCGCTGGAGAAGGAGGCGTGGATCTCCGCCGTCCTGCTGGAGTGGGGTTCGTGCGGCCGCGTGGTCTACGTGGACGACGTCCCGGTGGGATTCGTGCTGTACGCGCCGCCCGCGTACGTACCGCGGGCCGCGTCCTTTCCGACGAGTCCGGTGTCGCCGGATGCGGTGCAGCTGATCACGGCATGGATCATGCCGGGTTATCAGGGCCAGGGCCTGGGCCGGGTGATGGTCCAGACGGTGGCCAAGGATCTGCTGCGACGCGGGTTCCGTGCGATCGAGGCGTTCGGAGACGCGCGGTGGGGGGGCCCGGCGTGCCTGCTGCCTGCGGACCACCTGCTGGCCGTGGGCTTCAAGACGGTGCGGCCGCATCCCGTGCATCCGCGGCTGCGGCTGGAGATGCGCTCGACGCTCTCGTGGAAGGAAGACGTGGAGCTTGCGCTGGACCGGCTGCTCGGTGCGGCGCGCAAGGAGCCCGCGCTGCGCCCGCTGTGA
- the trxA gene encoding thioredoxin, with amino-acid sequence MAGTLKNVTDADFDEVVLKSDKPVLVDFWAEWCGPCRQIAPSLEAIAAEHGEIEIVKLNIDQNPATAARYGVMSIPTLNVYQGGEVVKTLVGAKPKAAILRDLEGFIEAKAV; translated from the coding sequence GTGGCCGGCACCCTCAAGAACGTGACCGACGCTGACTTCGACGAGGTCGTCCTCAAGAGCGACAAGCCCGTACTGGTGGACTTCTGGGCCGAATGGTGCGGCCCGTGCCGTCAGATCGCCCCCTCGCTCGAGGCCATCGCGGCCGAGCACGGCGAGATCGAGATCGTCAAGCTCAACATCGACCAGAACCCGGCCACGGCTGCCAGGTACGGCGTCATGTCCATCCCGACCCTGAACGTCTACCAGGGCGGCGAGGTCGTCAAGACCCTCGTCGGTGCCAAGCCGAAGGCCGCCATCCTGCGCGACCTCGAGGGCTTCATCGAGGCCAAGGCCGTCTGA
- the trxB gene encoding thioredoxin-disulfide reductase, giving the protein MSDVRNVIIIGSGPAGYTAALYTARASLKPLVFEGAVTAGGALMNTTEVENFPGFQDGIMGPDLMDNMRGQAERFGAELVPDDIVSVDLTGEIKTVTDTAGTVHRAKAVIVTTGSQHRKLGLPNEDALSGRGVSWCATCDGFFFKDQDIAVVGGGDTAIEEATFLSRFAKSVTIVHRRDSLRASKAMQDRAFADPKIKFAWDSEVAEIHGEQKLSGLTLRNTKTGETSELPVTGLFIAVGHDPRTELFKDQLELDEEGYLKVDAPSTRTNLSGVFGAGDVVDHTYRQAITAAGTGCSAALDAERFLAALADAEKAHATV; this is encoded by the coding sequence GTGAGCGACGTACGAAACGTGATCATCATCGGTTCCGGGCCGGCCGGTTACACGGCAGCCCTGTACACCGCACGCGCTTCGCTCAAGCCGCTGGTCTTCGAAGGCGCCGTCACCGCCGGTGGCGCGCTGATGAACACCACCGAAGTCGAGAACTTCCCCGGCTTCCAGGACGGCATCATGGGTCCGGACCTCATGGACAACATGCGCGGCCAGGCCGAGCGCTTCGGCGCCGAGCTCGTGCCCGACGACATCGTGTCCGTGGACCTCACCGGTGAGATCAAGACCGTCACCGACACCGCCGGCACCGTGCACCGTGCCAAGGCCGTGATCGTCACCACCGGGTCCCAGCACCGCAAGCTCGGACTGCCGAACGAGGACGCCCTCTCCGGCCGCGGTGTCTCCTGGTGCGCCACCTGCGACGGGTTCTTCTTCAAGGACCAGGACATCGCCGTCGTCGGCGGCGGCGACACCGCGATCGAGGAAGCAACCTTCCTCTCTCGGTTCGCCAAGTCCGTCACCATCGTGCACCGCCGCGACAGCCTGCGTGCCTCCAAGGCCATGCAGGACCGCGCCTTCGCCGACCCGAAGATCAAGTTCGCCTGGGACAGCGAGGTCGCCGAGATCCACGGCGAGCAGAAGCTCTCCGGCCTCACCCTGCGCAACACCAAGACCGGTGAGACCTCCGAGCTCCCCGTGACGGGCCTCTTCATCGCCGTCGGCCACGACCCGCGCACCGAGCTGTTCAAGGACCAGCTGGAGCTCGACGAGGAGGGCTACCTCAAGGTCGACGCCCCCTCGACGCGCACCAACCTGAGCGGCGTGTTCGGCGCCGGCGACGTCGTGGACCACACGTACCGTCAGGCCATCACCGCCGCGGGAACGGGCTGCTCCGCGGCCCTCGACGCCGAGCGCTTCCTCGCCGCCCTCGCGGACGCCGAGAAGGCCCACGCGACGGTCTGA
- a CDS encoding anti-sigma factor family protein codes for MTPATGTIRHPDVSEISDLTEGLLSPVRTAEVRRHLGACPLCADVHASLEEIRALLGTLPGPPRMPSDIAGRIDAALAAEALLDSTTPKAGTAQASEPGTPRDVSRETSPATPAAPGTRRPAGHPAGATGPGRRRARRRIAVIAGLAGAAACALGIFLAGNLLGTGSPDTAARKSGTSAAAEAPTDGTYTAQGLQDSVHRLLVPGQGAKTAPQGEQPNNTYGLENSTPSPGLVPGDRNRTETPSVPPCVQGATGRPDTPLAAERGSYEGSEVYLLVLPHPGDSTRVDAYLVGAGCADTPSAESGTPLLTRTYPRS; via the coding sequence GTGACTCCCGCAACCGGCACGATCCGGCACCCTGACGTCTCGGAGATCTCCGACCTGACCGAGGGGCTCCTGTCCCCGGTCCGGACCGCCGAGGTACGCCGCCATCTGGGCGCCTGCCCGCTGTGCGCCGACGTCCACGCCTCCCTGGAGGAGATCCGGGCGCTCCTCGGCACCCTGCCGGGACCGCCGCGGATGCCCTCCGACATCGCCGGGCGCATCGACGCGGCACTCGCCGCCGAGGCCCTCCTCGACTCCACCACGCCCAAAGCCGGTACCGCACAGGCCTCCGAGCCCGGCACTCCGCGCGATGTTTCACGTGAAACATCGCCCGCCACACCCGCCGCTCCGGGCACCCGGCGGCCGGCCGGTCACCCGGCCGGAGCAACCGGCCCCGGGCGCCGTCGCGCCCGCCGCCGGATCGCCGTCATCGCAGGCCTGGCCGGAGCGGCCGCCTGCGCCCTCGGCATCTTCCTGGCGGGCAACCTGCTCGGAACCGGCTCCCCGGACACCGCCGCCCGTAAATCCGGCACGAGTGCAGCCGCCGAGGCCCCCACCGACGGTACGTACACCGCCCAGGGCCTCCAGGACAGCGTCCACCGGCTCCTGGTCCCCGGACAGGGCGCCAAGACCGCTCCGCAGGGGGAACAGCCGAACAACACGTACGGGTTGGAGAACTCCACGCCCTCACCAGGGCTGGTCCCCGGCGACCGCAACCGCACGGAAACCCCCTCGGTCCCGCCCTGCGTCCAGGGCGCCACCGGTCGCCCCGACACCCCGCTCGCCGCCGAACGCGGCAGCTACGAGGGCTCCGAGGTCTATCTCCTCGTCCTGCCGCACCCGGGCGACTCCACCCGCGTGGACGCCTATCTCGTCGGCGCCGGCTGCGCGGACACCCCCTCGGCCGAGTCCGGCACGCCTCTGCTGACCCGGACCTACCCCCGAAGCTGA
- the sigM gene encoding RNA polymerase sigma factor SigM: MDGSAPGSSSDQELLALHVSGDPDAFGELVRRHRDRLWAVALRTLGDREEAADAVQDALVSAYRAAHTFRGESAVTTWLHRITVNACLDRARKAASRRTAPLDDTERLERLLEPHESAEAPAERQELHRQLLDALGTLPAEQRAVLVLVDMQGYPVAEAARILDVPTGTVKSRCARGRAKLLPMLTHLRSNAGDNTAAERGRNRTPGTPVPPAADPSQPAPDADTVKGGGGRT; the protein is encoded by the coding sequence TTGGACGGCTCCGCGCCCGGCAGCAGCAGCGACCAGGAACTGCTGGCGCTGCATGTCTCCGGTGATCCCGACGCCTTCGGGGAGCTCGTGCGGCGGCACCGCGACCGGCTGTGGGCCGTGGCCCTGCGCACGCTCGGCGACCGCGAGGAGGCCGCCGACGCCGTGCAGGACGCCCTCGTCTCCGCCTACCGGGCCGCCCACACCTTCCGCGGGGAATCGGCCGTCACGACCTGGCTGCACCGCATCACCGTCAACGCCTGCCTCGACCGGGCCCGCAAGGCGGCCTCCCGCAGAACCGCGCCCCTCGACGACACAGAGCGCCTGGAGCGCCTCCTGGAGCCCCACGAGTCCGCCGAGGCACCGGCGGAGCGCCAGGAGCTCCACCGGCAGCTCCTGGACGCTCTCGGCACGCTCCCGGCCGAGCAGCGGGCCGTCCTCGTCCTCGTCGACATGCAGGGATACCCCGTCGCCGAGGCCGCACGTATCCTCGACGTCCCCACCGGCACGGTGAAGAGCCGGTGCGCGCGCGGCCGGGCGAAACTCCTCCCGATGCTCACTCATCTGCGCTCGAATGCCGGGGATAACACCGCCGCCGAGCGGGGAAGGAACCGGACGCCGGGGACTCCCGTCCCACCAGCGGCAGACCCCAGTCAGCCAGCCCCAGACGCAGACACGGTGAAGGGCGGAGGTGGACGAACGTGA
- a CDS encoding protein kinase family protein yields MAERSTAAVDVADNGGNEPPAADAAKATADGVDTQNGRAADGRMPEKDGERRKAAPAAAPELHSGHKLARRYRLEECVTRLDGFSSWRAMDEKLRRAVGVHLLPADHPRARAVLAAARSSALLGDPRFVHVLDAVEENDLVYVVHEWLPDATELTALLAAGPLEPHEAYQLVTQVSQAMAAAHREGLAHLRLTPSAILRTSTGQYRIRGLAVNAALRGITSDTPQRADTEAIGALLYAALTQRWPYEVDAYGLAGLPKGVGLIAPDQVRAGVHRGLGELAMRALANDGATASRQEPACTTPEELAKAVAAMPRIRPPEPAFTPPPEYQHTTYQQGSYGRPMPPGAPTTAVRPVVPPPPPLQSRTGRVLKWGVAALLIAALGLGSWQLADTLLDRGKQGSSGSNQTPHNKGDDEPAAKDPTPLAIKGAEEYFPDGTPQDKDGVSHTYDGDASTYWRTKSFIDGPQVVIKPGVGIVYDLGSEQEVSAASIALRYPGNHTTAALYATNGTSSSTPVSSMTKIAANTTSDTTLTLSAEKPVKTRYVLVWITAMPMAGADTYSNAGYKQAITDVKFTG; encoded by the coding sequence GTGGCGGAACGTAGCACGGCTGCCGTCGACGTGGCCGACAACGGCGGCAACGAGCCGCCGGCCGCAGATGCGGCAAAGGCCACGGCCGACGGGGTGGACACCCAGAACGGACGAGCCGCGGACGGACGCATGCCAGAAAAGGACGGCGAACGCAGAAAAGCGGCCCCTGCTGCCGCCCCCGAACTCCACAGCGGCCACAAGCTCGCCAGGCGCTACCGCCTCGAAGAGTGCGTCACCCGTCTGGACGGATTCAGCAGCTGGCGTGCGATGGACGAGAAGCTGCGCCGGGCCGTGGGCGTCCATCTGCTGCCTGCCGACCACCCGCGGGCCCGCGCCGTCCTGGCCGCCGCCCGCTCCTCCGCGTTGCTCGGCGACCCCCGGTTCGTCCACGTCCTCGACGCCGTGGAGGAGAACGACCTCGTCTACGTCGTCCACGAGTGGCTGCCCGACGCCACCGAGCTGACCGCGCTCCTCGCCGCGGGCCCCCTGGAGCCCCACGAGGCCTACCAGCTCGTCACCCAGGTGTCCCAGGCCATGGCCGCCGCGCACCGCGAGGGCCTGGCCCACCTGCGCCTGACGCCCAGCGCCATACTGCGCACTTCCACGGGCCAGTACCGGATCCGCGGGCTCGCCGTGAACGCCGCCCTGCGCGGCATCACCAGCGACACCCCGCAGCGGGCGGACACCGAGGCCATCGGCGCACTCCTGTACGCCGCCCTGACCCAGCGCTGGCCGTACGAGGTCGACGCCTACGGCCTCGCCGGCCTGCCCAAGGGCGTCGGCCTGATCGCGCCCGACCAGGTCCGCGCCGGGGTGCACCGGGGGCTGGGGGAGCTCGCCATGCGCGCCCTCGCCAACGACGGGGCCACCGCTTCCCGTCAGGAGCCCGCCTGCACCACCCCGGAGGAGCTGGCCAAGGCCGTCGCCGCGATGCCCCGCATCCGGCCGCCGGAGCCCGCTTTCACCCCGCCCCCCGAGTACCAGCACACCACCTACCAGCAGGGCAGCTACGGCCGGCCCATGCCGCCCGGAGCGCCTACCACCGCGGTCCGTCCCGTCGTACCTCCGCCGCCCCCGCTGCAGAGCCGTACCGGCCGGGTCCTCAAGTGGGGTGTCGCGGCCCTGCTGATCGCCGCCCTCGGCCTGGGCAGCTGGCAGCTCGCCGACACCCTCCTGGACCGCGGCAAGCAGGGCAGCAGCGGCAGCAACCAGACCCCGCACAACAAGGGTGACGACGAACCGGCGGCCAAGGACCCCACTCCGCTCGCCATCAAGGGAGCCGAGGAGTACTTCCCCGACGGCACCCCGCAGGACAAGGACGGCGTCTCCCACACCTACGACGGCGACGCCTCCACGTACTGGCGGACCAAGAGCTTCATCGACGGCCCCCAGGTCGTCATCAAGCCCGGCGTCGGCATCGTCTACGACCTCGGCTCCGAGCAGGAGGTCAGCGCCGCCTCGATAGCGCTGCGGTACCCCGGCAACCACACCACCGCCGCGCTGTACGCGACCAACGGCACCTCGTCGTCGACCCCGGTCAGTTCGATGACGAAGATCGCCGCCAACACGACTTCGGACACCACTCTCACTCTGAGCGCCGAAAAGCCCGTCAAGACGCGCTACGTCCTGGTGTGGATCACCGCCATGCCCATGGCCGGCGCCGACACCTACAGCAACGCGGGCTACAAGCAGGCGATCACGGACGTGAAGTTCACGGGCTGA
- the murJ gene encoding murein biosynthesis integral membrane protein MurJ — protein sequence MNAPYDGDRAQGTGGPAPSQGTAPGTPVPGQVPVPAPAPDRDPYVQDAYDHDPYRSQDLSAQDPVAEVLYDRASHPPPPPGTYQEPGPLYAAPQTPVHAPDPHVWAQTPPPEPDGPSRHLPYGDHATTTQFVGVDSLVTKAADEQPEPDAFAHLYRDQQGTPGTTAEDPPVAAPAPSKPAGRASSLLKSSALMAAGTIVSRITGFLRTLVIAGAIGVGTFNDTYQIANTLPTMIYVLVGGGALNAVFIPQLVRAMKQDDDGGEAYANRLLTLVVVLLAAITTICVLAAPVFITMMSPKLASDPQQMDVAVAFARYCLPTMFFMGIHVVLGQILNARGRFGAMMWTPVLNNIVVIATFGAFIWAFGGFTTSGVGATTVTADGVRLLGLGTLLGLTVQALAMLPYLRDAGFKPRLRFDWRGHGLGKAARLAKWTFFFVLANQIGLVVVTQLATWAGSVAEKQGHPGTGITGYQYALLLWQMPQAIITVSVMTAVLPRISRSAHDGDAAAVRDDISYGLRTSAVAIVPCAFAFLALGVPIATLLYASSGSGAQNIGYILMAFGLGLIPYSVQYVVLRGFYAYEDTRTPFYNTVIVAAVNAVGSAAAFFVLPARWAVVGMAAAYGLGYAVGVGVAWRRLRNRLGGDLDGAHVMRTYARLTGACVPAAAVAGAAAYAVTQWLGSGVTGSLAALVVGGIALAVVFLVAAKKMRIEELNAMVGMVRGRMGR from the coding sequence ATGAACGCGCCGTACGACGGTGACCGCGCGCAGGGCACTGGTGGGCCCGCGCCCTCCCAGGGCACTGCCCCGGGCACCCCGGTGCCCGGGCAGGTTCCCGTGCCTGCGCCCGCGCCGGACCGCGACCCATATGTCCAGGACGCCTACGACCACGACCCCTACCGGTCGCAGGACCTGTCGGCCCAGGATCCCGTCGCCGAGGTCCTGTACGACCGGGCCTCCCACCCGCCGCCGCCGCCCGGCACCTACCAGGAGCCCGGGCCGCTCTACGCGGCGCCCCAGACCCCCGTGCACGCCCCTGACCCGCACGTCTGGGCCCAGACTCCGCCGCCCGAGCCGGACGGGCCCTCCCGGCACCTGCCCTACGGCGACCACGCCACGACCACCCAGTTCGTCGGAGTGGACTCCCTGGTCACCAAGGCGGCGGACGAGCAGCCCGAGCCCGACGCCTTCGCGCACCTCTACCGGGACCAGCAGGGGACTCCCGGCACCACCGCCGAGGACCCCCCCGTCGCCGCCCCGGCACCGAGCAAGCCCGCCGGGCGCGCCTCCAGCCTGCTCAAGTCCAGCGCCCTCATGGCCGCCGGCACGATCGTCTCCCGCATCACCGGCTTCCTGCGGACCCTCGTCATCGCCGGTGCCATCGGCGTCGGCACGTTCAACGACACGTACCAGATCGCCAACACCCTGCCGACGATGATCTACGTGCTGGTCGGCGGCGGCGCCCTCAACGCCGTCTTCATCCCGCAGCTGGTGCGGGCCATGAAGCAGGACGACGACGGAGGCGAGGCGTACGCCAACCGCCTCCTGACCCTCGTCGTGGTCCTCCTGGCCGCCATCACCACCATCTGCGTCCTCGCCGCACCGGTGTTCATCACGATGATGTCGCCGAAGCTCGCCTCCGACCCCCAGCAGATGGACGTCGCGGTCGCCTTCGCCCGCTACTGCCTGCCAACCATGTTCTTCATGGGCATCCACGTGGTCCTCGGTCAGATCCTCAACGCACGCGGCCGGTTCGGCGCGATGATGTGGACCCCCGTCCTCAACAACATCGTCGTCATCGCCACGTTCGGGGCCTTCATCTGGGCCTTCGGCGGTTTCACCACCTCCGGTGTCGGTGCCACCACCGTCACGGCCGACGGCGTCCGCCTGCTCGGCCTCGGCACCCTCCTGGGCCTCACCGTCCAGGCGCTCGCAATGCTGCCCTACCTGCGCGACGCCGGCTTCAAGCCGCGCCTGCGCTTCGACTGGCGGGGCCACGGCCTCGGCAAGGCCGCCCGCCTGGCCAAGTGGACGTTCTTCTTCGTCCTCGCCAACCAGATCGGCCTCGTCGTCGTGACCCAGCTCGCGACCTGGGCCGGATCCGTCGCCGAGAAGCAGGGCCACCCCGGCACTGGGATCACGGGCTACCAGTACGCGCTGCTGCTGTGGCAGATGCCGCAGGCCATCATCACCGTCTCGGTCATGACGGCGGTCCTGCCCCGCATTTCCCGCTCCGCCCACGACGGGGACGCCGCCGCCGTCCGCGACGACATCTCCTACGGGCTGCGCACCTCGGCCGTCGCGATCGTGCCGTGCGCCTTCGCGTTCCTCGCGCTCGGCGTCCCCATCGCCACCCTGCTCTACGCCAGCTCCGGTTCCGGCGCCCAGAACATCGGCTACATCCTGATGGCCTTCGGCCTCGGACTCATCCCGTACTCCGTCCAGTACGTTGTCCTGCGCGGGTTCTACGCCTACGAGGACACCCGGACACCCTTCTACAACACCGTCATCGTCGCCGCGGTCAACGCGGTCGGCTCCGCCGCCGCGTTCTTCGTGCTCCCCGCCCGCTGGGCGGTCGTCGGCATGGCCGCCGCCTACGGTCTCGGCTACGCGGTCGGTGTGGGCGTCGCCTGGCGGCGCCTGCGCAACCGGCTCGGCGGCGACCTCGACGGCGCCCACGTCATGCGCACTTACGCCCGCCTCACCGGCGCCTGTGTCCCCGCGGCCGCTGTGGCGGGCGCCGCAGCCTACGCGGTCACCCAGTGGCTCGGCAGCGGAGTCACCGGCTCCCTCGCCGCCTTGGTCGTCGGCGGCATCGCACTGGCCGTCGTCTTCCTCGTGGCTGCCAAGAAGATGCGCATCGAAGAGCTCAACGCCATGGTCGGAATGGTTCGCGGACGCATGGGGCGCTGA
- a CDS encoding DUF6049 family protein, with protein sequence MAEAADIQGAPPAPARRRWLRRAVVLLAGTPVLAALVYSPAPQAAQAADAGTVDVQLDGMAPAAPVKGDTLTISGSVVNNGRETITGAHVGLRVGPALGDRASIDEAAERAGFRAGTDPGEIDPAYAVKIPSLPSKVKQDFTLTIPVNKLELDKDGVYQIGVSLSGETESRQYEQVLGIKRTFLPWQPEAASKRSQLTYLWPLISGTHLTAETGSDELQTPVFLDDSLADELKSGGRLQQMVALGKDLPVTWVVDPDLLYTVDAMTKGYRYRTPDGRIVQGKNKAVAEQWLSSLEAAVQGKKIVALPFADPDIASLAHQGKDVSGTLGQLRPATDKAKQAVETVLHVSPSTDFSWPVDGAIDPSIVNVATSAGAHNVLTRSDSLQETGALGYTPSAARPIGAGTTAVVADADLSTAFEGDMLGAGNSTLAVQRFLAQSLALNLQKTDNQRSFVVTPQRMPSSSQVQTMAAALRGLQAGRWTQPADLEAAATTKPDPGVNTQVPGAGQYPDALRKTELPVSAFEKIRTTQNTLDHFKVILTAPDRVEIPFGNTTNREMSTSWRGRPEEGRLYRDQVQEYLIGLTEKVKVVPKSDATLSGHSATIPVSVQNSLVQDVHNLVLRVKSANPTRLVFGDSGQAEQEVTVTGGHSQTVKFTANATASGPVEVTAQLFTTDGVPYGKQRKFTVEATEITPTVMLVIAGGVLLLVLAGIKMYASRKRVAARAAAEENTQPSDETPDTGPQSTGPSGTGETVDR encoded by the coding sequence ACAGGCCGCCCAGGCCGCCGACGCGGGCACCGTCGACGTGCAGCTGGACGGAATGGCCCCCGCGGCCCCGGTCAAGGGCGACACGCTCACCATCTCCGGCAGCGTGGTCAACAACGGCCGCGAGACGATCACCGGCGCGCACGTGGGTCTGCGCGTCGGGCCCGCCCTGGGCGACCGGGCCTCCATCGACGAGGCGGCGGAACGCGCCGGGTTCCGGGCCGGCACGGATCCCGGGGAGATCGACCCGGCCTATGCCGTGAAAATCCCCTCGCTGCCGTCCAAGGTCAAGCAGGACTTCACCCTCACCATCCCGGTCAACAAGCTGGAACTGGACAAGGACGGCGTCTACCAGATCGGCGTCTCGCTGTCCGGCGAGACCGAGAGCCGCCAGTACGAGCAGGTCCTCGGCATCAAGCGGACCTTCCTGCCCTGGCAGCCGGAGGCGGCCTCCAAGCGCTCCCAGCTCACCTACCTGTGGCCGCTGATCTCCGGCACGCACCTGACGGCGGAGACCGGCTCGGACGAGCTCCAGACCCCCGTCTTCCTCGACGACTCGCTCGCCGACGAGCTCAAGTCCGGCGGGCGCCTCCAGCAGATGGTCGCCCTCGGCAAGGACCTGCCCGTCACCTGGGTCGTCGACCCCGACCTGCTCTACACGGTCGACGCGATGACCAAGGGCTATCGCTACCGCACGCCGGACGGGCGGATCGTCCAGGGCAAGAACAAGGCCGTCGCCGAGCAGTGGCTGAGCTCCCTGGAAGCCGCGGTCCAGGGCAAGAAGATCGTGGCGCTGCCGTTCGCCGATCCGGACATCGCCTCCCTCGCCCACCAGGGCAAGGACGTCTCGGGCACCCTGGGCCAGCTGCGGCCGGCCACCGACAAGGCGAAGCAGGCCGTGGAGACGGTGCTGCACGTCTCCCCGTCCACCGACTTCTCCTGGCCCGTGGACGGCGCCATCGACCCGTCGATCGTCAACGTGGCCACCTCGGCAGGCGCCCACAACGTCCTCACGCGCAGCGACAGCCTCCAGGAGACCGGCGCCCTGGGATACACCCCCTCGGCCGCCCGTCCCATCGGAGCGGGCACCACAGCCGTCGTCGCGGACGCCGATCTCTCCACCGCCTTCGAGGGCGACATGCTGGGCGCCGGGAACTCCACCCTGGCCGTGCAGCGCTTCCTCGCCCAGAGCCTCGCCCTGAACCTGCAGAAGACCGACAACCAGCGCAGCTTCGTCGTCACCCCGCAGCGGATGCCCTCCTCCAGCCAGGTACAGACGATGGCAGCCGCCCTGCGGGGCCTGCAGGCGGGCCGCTGGACCCAGCCGGCCGACCTCGAGGCCGCGGCCACCACCAAGCCCGACCCGGGCGTCAACACCCAGGTCCCCGGCGCCGGCCAGTACCCCGATGCGCTGCGCAAGACGGAGCTTCCGGTCTCCGCCTTCGAGAAGATCCGCACGACCCAGAACACCCTGGACCACTTCAAGGTGATCCTCACGGCGCCCGACCGCGTGGAGATCCCCTTCGGGAACACCACCAACCGCGAGATGTCCACCTCCTGGCGGGGCCGCCCCGAGGAGGGCCGGCTCTACCGGGACCAGGTGCAGGAGTACCTGATCGGCCTCACCGAGAAGGTCAAGGTCGTCCCCAAGTCCGACGCCACCCTGTCCGGGCACAGCGCGACCATCCCGGTCAGCGTCCAGAACAGCCTCGTCCAGGACGTCCACAACCTGGTCCTGCGGGTGAAGTCGGCCAACCCGACCCGCCTGGTGTTCGGCGACAGCGGCCAGGCCGAGCAGGAAGTGACCGTCACGGGCGGGCACAGCCAGACGGTGAAGTTCACCGCCAACGCCACCGCGAGCGGCCCCGTCGAGGTCACCGCACAGCTCTTCACCACGGACGGCGTGCCCTACGGCAAGCAGCGCAAGTTCACCGTGGAGGCCACCGAGATCACTCCCACCGTGATGCTCGTCATCGCCGGCGGCGTCCTCCTCCTCGTCCTCGCAGGCATCAAGATGTACGCCAGCCGCAAGCGCGTCGCGGCCCGGGCGGCCGCCGAGGAGAACACGCAGCCGAGTGACGAGACCCCGGACACCGGACCGCAAAGCACCGGGCCGTCCGGCACGGGTGAGACAGTGGACCGTTGA